The Micromonospora sp. NBC_00421 genome contains a region encoding:
- a CDS encoding vWA domain-containing protein: MAGNRFRYGQWQGGPDPLAPPYDVRAAVDAVGAEVLAGGSLRDALRDLLRRGPQGRGGLDDLAARARRLRREALRRGDLDGAVTRSRALLDQALAAERDALRGRTDDDARFAETVLDNLPRSTARAVQELAEYRWTSDEARQTYQRILDGLRGDVLEQRFAGLRDAARAAGDPAVQAQLAEMMRDLNDLLARHARAEDTTDAFAEFMRRHGEFFPEQPKDVDELVDVLARRSAAGQRLMRSLSDRQREELAGLMRQSLGDRLTGELSALDAHLRALRPDLDWQRGERVRGDRPLGYGEATDALDEIAELDELLDSLDQQHPGATLDDVDVDAVARMLGRDAADEVSRLRELERELRRQGWVGRDADGLTLSPKALRRLAGTALRRVFADLTAGPRGQHDLRTAGAAGEVSGASRQWEYGDEQPLDVVRTLTRAVSRAGPTVPLQLAVEDFEVVETERRASAAVVLCVDLSYSMVSQGRWGPMKQTALALSHLMATRFPQDALQIVGFGLEAMPLTQQELAAVEPDLRQGTNLQHALRLAGRHLRRHPGAEPVVLVVTDGEPTAHLDPGDGEAYFHWPPLPETVQATIREVDRLARAGVTLNLFLLGEDPGLRRFMDAVARRSRGRLFTPDLGDLGEYVVSDYLRSRRTPGR, translated from the coding sequence ATGGCCGGCAACCGGTTCCGGTACGGCCAGTGGCAGGGCGGCCCCGACCCGCTCGCCCCGCCGTACGACGTACGCGCCGCGGTGGACGCGGTCGGCGCGGAGGTGCTGGCCGGCGGCAGCCTCCGGGACGCGCTGCGCGATCTGCTGCGCCGGGGCCCGCAGGGTCGGGGCGGCCTGGACGACCTGGCCGCCCGGGCCCGCCGGCTGCGCCGGGAGGCGCTGCGCCGGGGCGACCTGGACGGTGCGGTGACCCGGTCCCGGGCGCTGCTCGACCAGGCGCTCGCGGCGGAGCGGGACGCACTGCGCGGGCGGACCGACGACGACGCCCGGTTCGCCGAGACGGTGCTCGACAACCTGCCCCGGTCCACCGCCCGCGCCGTGCAGGAGCTGGCCGAATACCGGTGGACAAGCGACGAGGCCCGGCAGACCTATCAGCGGATTCTCGACGGGCTGCGCGGTGACGTGCTGGAGCAGCGGTTCGCCGGGCTGCGCGACGCCGCGCGGGCCGCCGGGGATCCGGCCGTGCAGGCGCAGCTCGCCGAGATGATGCGCGACCTCAACGACCTGCTGGCCCGGCACGCCCGCGCGGAGGACACCACCGACGCGTTCGCCGAGTTCATGCGCCGGCACGGCGAGTTCTTCCCGGAGCAGCCGAAGGACGTCGACGAGCTGGTCGACGTGCTGGCCCGCCGGTCGGCCGCCGGCCAGCGGCTGATGCGGTCGCTGTCTGACCGGCAGCGCGAGGAGCTGGCCGGGCTGATGCGGCAGTCGCTCGGCGACCGGCTCACCGGTGAGCTGTCCGCGCTCGACGCCCACCTGCGCGCCCTGCGCCCCGACCTGGACTGGCAGCGGGGCGAGCGGGTCCGGGGCGACCGGCCGCTCGGCTACGGCGAGGCGACCGACGCGCTGGACGAGATCGCCGAGCTGGACGAACTGCTCGACTCCCTCGACCAGCAGCATCCCGGGGCCACCCTGGACGACGTGGACGTCGACGCGGTCGCCCGGATGCTGGGCCGGGACGCCGCCGACGAGGTGAGCCGGCTGCGGGAGCTGGAGCGGGAGCTGCGCCGGCAGGGCTGGGTGGGCCGGGACGCCGACGGGCTGACGCTCAGCCCGAAGGCGCTGCGCCGGTTGGCGGGCACCGCGCTGCGCCGGGTCTTCGCCGACCTCACCGCCGGCCCGCGCGGCCAGCACGACCTGCGCACGGCCGGGGCGGCCGGCGAGGTCAGCGGTGCCTCCCGGCAGTGGGAGTACGGCGACGAGCAGCCGCTGGACGTGGTGCGCACGCTCACCCGGGCGGTCAGCCGTGCCGGTCCCACGGTGCCGCTCCAACTCGCCGTCGAGGACTTCGAGGTGGTGGAGACGGAACGGCGGGCGTCGGCGGCGGTGGTGCTCTGCGTCGACCTGTCGTACTCAATGGTGTCGCAGGGGCGGTGGGGGCCGATGAAGCAGACGGCGCTGGCCCTGTCGCACCTGATGGCGACCCGGTTCCCGCAGGACGCGTTGCAGATCGTCGGCTTCGGCCTTGAGGCGATGCCGTTGACCCAGCAGGAGTTGGCGGCGGTGGAGCCGGACCTGCGGCAGGGCACCAACCTCCAGCACGCCTTGCGGCTGGCCGGGCGGCACCTGCGCCGGCACCCGGGGGCCGAGCCGGTGGTGCTGGTGGTCACCGACGGTGAGCCGACCGCCCACCTCGACCCGGGCGACGGCGAGGCGTACTTCCACTGGCCGCCGCTGCCGGAGACGGTCCAGGCCACCATCCGCGAGGTGGACCGGCTGGCCCGTGCCGGTGTCACCCTCAACCTGTTCCTGTTGGGTGAGGATCCCGGCCTGCGCCGTTTCATGGACGCGGTGGCCCGCCGCTCCCGGGGCCGCCTGTTCACCCCCGACCTGGGCGACCTGGGCGAGTACGTGGTCTCCGACTACCTCCGTTCCCGGCGCACCCCCGGGCGCTGA
- a CDS encoding magnesium chelatase — protein MGRVTAPNQALPVPPADLPGTLGALRAAGHRYQTVKQELRHNLLARMRSGEDRFPGIVGYDDSVLPEVERALLAGHDMVLLGERGQGKTRLIRSLVALLDEWTPVLPGSVLNEHPLHPLTPASRALVAEAGDDLPIGWLHRSMRYGEKLATPDTSVGDLIGDVDPIRIAQGRTLGDPETIHFGLVPRTNRGIFAVNELPDLAERIQVALLNVLEERDIQVRGYQLRLPLDLFLVASANPEDYTNRGRIITPLKDRFGAEVRTHYPVDLDLELALIRQEADLVAEVPEHVLEVLARFARAVRESPSVDPRSGVSARFAIAAAETVAAAALRRAGLLAGPAGAPTSDSGPAGSPATDPGPAGSRGAGSASGAGAATVRPEAPVARVGDAVSVTSTLRGKVEFESGEEGRETEILAHVLRTATAETFRARLAGLDLSGFTALVAEGAVIETGELVASAELLRQVGTVPGLAKALDRLGLGDAPTPEQAAAGVEFVLEGLHLTRRLGKDVTESGRTVYGGRS, from the coding sequence GTGGGTCGGGTGACTGCGCCCAACCAGGCTCTCCCGGTCCCGCCCGCCGACCTGCCGGGCACCCTCGGCGCACTGCGCGCCGCCGGACACCGGTACCAGACCGTCAAGCAGGAACTCCGCCACAACCTCCTCGCCCGGATGCGCTCCGGCGAGGACCGTTTCCCCGGCATCGTCGGCTACGACGACAGTGTGCTGCCCGAGGTCGAGCGGGCCCTGCTCGCCGGCCACGACATGGTGCTGCTCGGCGAGCGCGGCCAGGGCAAGACCCGACTGATCCGTTCGCTCGTGGCGCTGCTCGACGAGTGGACCCCGGTGCTCCCCGGGTCGGTGCTCAACGAGCACCCGCTGCACCCGCTCACCCCGGCCTCCCGCGCGCTGGTCGCCGAGGCCGGTGACGACCTGCCGATCGGCTGGCTGCACCGCTCCATGCGGTACGGCGAGAAGCTGGCCACCCCGGACACCAGCGTCGGTGACCTGATCGGCGACGTCGACCCGATCCGGATCGCCCAGGGGCGCACCCTCGGCGACCCGGAGACGATCCACTTCGGGTTGGTGCCGCGTACCAACCGGGGCATCTTCGCCGTCAACGAGCTGCCCGACCTGGCCGAGCGGATCCAGGTGGCGCTGCTCAACGTGCTGGAGGAGCGGGACATCCAGGTCCGTGGCTACCAGCTGCGGCTGCCGCTGGACCTCTTCCTGGTGGCCAGCGCCAACCCGGAGGACTACACCAACCGGGGCCGGATCATCACCCCGCTCAAGGACCGGTTCGGTGCGGAGGTCCGGACCCACTACCCGGTCGACCTGGACCTGGAGCTGGCCCTGATCCGGCAGGAGGCCGACCTGGTCGCCGAGGTGCCGGAGCACGTGCTGGAGGTGCTGGCCCGGTTCGCCCGCGCGGTGCGCGAGTCGCCGTCGGTGGACCCGCGCTCCGGGGTCTCCGCCCGGTTCGCCATCGCCGCCGCCGAGACGGTCGCCGCCGCCGCGTTGCGCCGCGCCGGCCTGCTCGCCGGTCCCGCCGGTGCGCCGACCTCCGACTCCGGTCCCGCCGGGTCCCCGGCCACCGACCCCGGTCCGGCCGGGTCGCGGGGTGCCGGCTCCGCGTCGGGTGCCGGCGCCGCCACGGTACGTCCCGAAGCGCCTGTCGCCCGGGTCGGTGACGCGGTGTCGGTGACCTCGACGCTGCGGGGCAAGGTCGAGTTCGAGAGCGGTGAGGAGGGGCGGGAGACCGAGATCCTGGCCCACGTGCTGCGTACCGCGACCGCCGAGACGTTCCGGGCCCGGCTGGCCGGGTTGGACCTGTCCGGCTTCACCGCGCTGGTCGCCGAGGGGGCGGTGATCGAGACCGGTGAGCTGGTCGCCTCGGCGGAACTGCTGCGCCAGGTCGGCACCGTGCCGGGGCTGGCCAAGGCACTTGACCGGTTGGGGCTGGGCGACGCGCCCACCCCGGAACAGGCCGCCGCCGGTGTCGAGTTCGTGCTGGAGGGGTTGCACCTGACCCGCCGGCTCGGCAAGGACGTCACCGAGTCCGGCCGCACCGTCTACGGCGGTCGGAGCTGA
- a CDS encoding aldo/keto reductase — MRFVPVDTPKPISKIGLGTWQFGSREWGYGPDYERRATQIVRRALDLGVTLFDTAELYGFGRSERILGEALDADRAKVVVASKIFPLLPVAPVVQQRAVASAARLGVRCIDLYQVHQANPVVADTHTMRGMRALQDVGLVGEVGVSNYPLRRWQFAEAALGRRVLSNQVRYSMVDRGPEEDLIPYAEQAGRVVIAYSPLAQGFLSGRYDAAHPPTGAVRRANPYFLPENLERGAALIGTLREVADAHDATPSQIALAYLLHHPNVVAIPGASSVEQVERNAAAAEIDLPADEYAALATAARQFRPVTGLAALPKLIRARAGR, encoded by the coding sequence ATGCGCTTCGTCCCGGTCGACACTCCCAAGCCCATTTCCAAGATCGGCCTCGGCACCTGGCAGTTCGGTTCCCGGGAGTGGGGCTACGGGCCCGACTACGAGCGGCGGGCGACCCAGATCGTCAGGCGGGCACTCGACCTCGGGGTGACCCTGTTCGACACCGCCGAGCTGTACGGCTTCGGTCGCAGCGAGCGCATCCTCGGCGAGGCGCTCGACGCCGACCGGGCCAAGGTCGTGGTGGCCAGCAAGATCTTTCCGCTGCTGCCGGTGGCCCCGGTGGTGCAGCAGCGCGCGGTCGCCTCGGCGGCCCGGCTCGGCGTCCGCTGCATCGACCTCTACCAGGTGCACCAGGCCAACCCGGTGGTCGCCGACACGCACACCATGCGGGGCATGCGCGCCCTCCAGGACGTCGGCCTGGTCGGCGAGGTCGGGGTCAGCAACTATCCGCTGCGTCGCTGGCAGTTCGCCGAGGCCGCGCTGGGTCGGCGGGTGCTGAGCAACCAGGTCCGCTACAGCATGGTCGACCGTGGTCCGGAGGAGGACCTGATCCCGTACGCGGAGCAGGCCGGGCGGGTCGTCATCGCGTACAGCCCGCTGGCCCAGGGCTTCCTCTCCGGCCGGTACGACGCGGCCCACCCGCCCACCGGGGCGGTGCGCCGGGCCAACCCGTACTTCCTGCCGGAGAACCTGGAACGCGGCGCGGCGCTGATCGGCACCCTGCGGGAGGTGGCCGACGCGCACGACGCCACCCCCAGCCAGATCGCCCTGGCCTACCTGCTGCACCACCCGAACGTGGTGGCCATCCCCGGGGCCTCCAGCGTGGAGCAGGTGGAGCGCAACGCCGCCGCCGCGGAGATCGACCTGCCCGCCGACGAGTACGCCGCCCTGGCCACCGCCGCCCGGCAGTTCCGGCCGGTCACCGGCCTGGCCGCGCTGCCGAAGCTGATCCGCGCCCGCGCCGGCAGGTGA
- the mgrA gene encoding L-glyceraldehyde 3-phosphate reductase, with amino-acid sequence MTYLAADDRYDQMTYRRSGRSGLRLPAISLGLWHNFGPDRPFDRQRDIVRRAFDLGVTHFDLANNYGPPPGAAEEAFGRLLATDLKPYRDELVVSSKAGYLMWPGPYGEWGSRKNLISSLDQSLRRMGLDYVDVFYSHRFDPDTPLEETMGALDAIVRSGRALYVGVSNYDSEQTARAAAILRDLGTPLLINQPSYSMLNRWTEADGLLDTLAEVGAGCIAYSPLAQGLLTDRYLGGIPEDSRVRTSVFLDESAVTDEKLATVRGLGKVAEGRGQTLAQLALAWALRDPRMTSLIIGASSVAQLEGNVAALRRLDLTPDELSEIDRLLG; translated from the coding sequence GTGACCTACCTCGCCGCGGACGACCGCTACGACCAGATGACCTACCGCCGCAGCGGGCGCAGTGGCCTGCGACTGCCGGCCATCTCCCTCGGGCTGTGGCACAACTTCGGGCCGGACCGCCCGTTCGACAGGCAGCGGGACATCGTCCGCCGGGCGTTCGACCTCGGCGTCACCCACTTCGACCTCGCCAACAACTACGGTCCCCCGCCCGGCGCGGCCGAGGAGGCGTTCGGCCGACTGCTCGCCACCGACCTGAAGCCCTACCGGGACGAGCTGGTGGTGTCCAGCAAGGCGGGCTACCTGATGTGGCCCGGCCCGTACGGCGAGTGGGGCTCCCGCAAGAACCTGATCTCGTCGCTGGACCAGTCGCTGCGGCGGATGGGTCTGGACTACGTCGACGTCTTCTACTCCCACCGGTTCGACCCGGACACCCCGCTGGAGGAGACGATGGGCGCGCTCGACGCCATCGTCCGGTCCGGTCGGGCGCTCTACGTCGGCGTCTCCAACTACGACTCGGAGCAGACCGCGCGGGCCGCCGCGATCCTGCGTGACCTGGGTACGCCGCTGCTGATCAACCAGCCGTCCTACTCCATGCTCAACCGCTGGACGGAGGCCGACGGCCTGCTCGACACGCTGGCCGAGGTCGGGGCGGGCTGCATCGCCTACAGCCCGCTGGCCCAGGGGCTGCTCACCGACCGCTACCTCGGCGGCATCCCGGAGGATTCCCGGGTACGCACCAGCGTCTTCCTCGACGAGAGCGCCGTGACCGACGAGAAGCTGGCCACCGTCCGGGGCCTCGGCAAGGTCGCCGAAGGGCGTGGGCAGACCCTCGCCCAGCTCGCCCTGGCCTGGGCGCTGCGTGACCCCCGGATGACCAGCCTGATCATCGGGGCCAGCAGCGTGGCCCAGTTGGAGGGCAACGTCGCCGCCCTACGCCGCCTCGACCTCACCCCCGACGAGCTGAGCGAGATCGACCGCCTCCTCGGCTGA
- a CDS encoding lytic polysaccharide monooxygenase auxiliary activity family 9 protein has product MTVRRTLAALAVVAVTVLLDAAPAAAHGAPTSPLSRSAACGPDGPHVSTPACLAAVSAGAALREWDNIRVYGVAGRDRQRIPDGELCSGGLSAYRGLDLARADWPATELTAGAKYTFRYRGTIPHKGTFRLYTTRPGYDPQTPLRWADLDRIPFLSVTDPPLRDGSYQMPGRLPAGLTGRHLIYTVWQNSDTPDTYYSCSDVLFRPAGGVLAASPTDTAPSGTTSTGATSTGAGTAPAASPEATSVVGGSVGPGGEAGVPVASVTRLGGGNLRLVVGAAVVVTVLLVALVATRLRRPAPVPPGRPCGVRNHRAGRRRIW; this is encoded by the coding sequence ATGACCGTACGCCGAACGCTCGCCGCCCTCGCGGTCGTGGCGGTGACTGTGCTGCTCGACGCGGCTCCCGCCGCCGCGCACGGCGCACCGACCAGCCCGCTGAGCCGTTCGGCGGCCTGCGGCCCGGACGGGCCGCACGTCTCGACACCGGCCTGCCTGGCGGCGGTGTCGGCGGGCGCGGCACTGCGCGAGTGGGACAACATCCGGGTGTACGGCGTCGCCGGCCGGGACCGGCAGCGCATCCCGGACGGCGAGCTGTGCAGCGGTGGGCTCTCCGCCTACCGGGGGCTGGACCTGGCCCGCGCGGACTGGCCGGCGACCGAGCTGACCGCCGGGGCGAAGTACACCTTCCGCTACCGGGGCACCATCCCGCACAAGGGCACCTTCCGGCTGTACACCACCCGCCCCGGGTACGACCCGCAGACTCCGCTGCGCTGGGCCGACCTCGACAGGATTCCGTTCCTGTCGGTGACCGACCCGCCGCTGCGGGACGGGTCGTACCAGATGCCGGGGCGGTTGCCCGCAGGTTTGACCGGCCGGCACCTGATCTACACGGTGTGGCAGAACTCCGACACCCCGGACACCTACTACTCCTGCTCCGACGTGCTGTTCCGGCCGGCCGGCGGCGTGCTGGCGGCCAGCCCGACCGACACCGCCCCGAGCGGCACCACGTCGACAGGTGCCACGTCGACAGGTGCCGGCACGGCCCCGGCGGCCTCCCCCGAAGCCACCTCGGTCGTCGGCGGGTCCGTCGGCCCGGGCGGGGAGGCCGGCGTACCGGTGGCGTCGGTGACCCGGCTCGGCGGCGGCAACCTGCGGCTGGTGGTGGGCGCGGCGGTGGTGGTGACCGTGCTGCTGGTGGCGCTGGTGGCGACCCGGCTGCGCCGCCCGGCACCCGTCCCGCCCGGCCGCCCCTGCGGGGTGCGCAACCACCGCGCCGGCCGCCGCCGCATCTGGTGA
- a CDS encoding DUF4153 domain-containing protein, which yields MSEPEPTSDSPGGSPPPSGPPPAAGTPYLLTMPTLAGAPPAIRWPGREGEPGWAIPVQVPDGTLGYAIFLPLVPATTDAPAGDVDAHPETAPATGRTEALPSAAARATAAPAVPAARSDGAPAGSTDDDPAGEVSGQAGQVPAAQRATTVPAPRTGAATTAGEPAPKNPAAPAPQPGPDRPATPGPGAPPVPPGPGAPPVPPGPGAPPVPPGPGAPPVPPGAGARPAPYWGGPPASWAPQPPPPSFLSTRWPGPRPATGWAVPAAVLVGALGVAFFVPLSRTGIGWFLGWLILTVGVVAAVRKSTEALTRTDRLIRGGWAVAALALLAVLAFRNAWWLVTFCVFGALGCAALAIVGGRQLRSILFSLVAAPFAALRGLPWVRRHVTTTGSGQLVPRVVGSVVATAVVLLVFGLLLSSADAAFNQVLGAIVPEINVGTVIRWIFLATLGGLIAVAATYTLTAPPDLSAVDREGRRRWGTLEWAPAIAALTLLFVGFVAVQFTVLFGGQRHVLRTAGLSYAEYARSGFWQLTVVTLLTVAVLGGVTRWARRETRVERILLRVLLGLLSALSVVIVVSALSRMYTYQKVYSFTGERIFVMAFELLLGAVFLMILAAGVRWQGRWVPGVTVGLAVVMLLGLAVLNPEDYAARRNIARYEQSGKIDAWYLRALSADATPALANLPDRVRRCTLSWIDDDLAEPDPWYAWNLGRTRARAELDRLGPRAIGGQKDCKAADQFDLPKTRRTPR from the coding sequence GTGTCCGAGCCGGAACCGACGTCAGACTCCCCCGGGGGCAGCCCACCGCCGTCCGGGCCCCCGCCCGCCGCCGGGACGCCGTACCTGTTGACCATGCCCACCCTGGCGGGGGCGCCGCCGGCCATCAGGTGGCCCGGCCGGGAGGGTGAGCCCGGGTGGGCCATCCCGGTCCAGGTCCCGGACGGCACCCTCGGCTATGCCATCTTCCTGCCCCTGGTGCCGGCGACCACCGACGCCCCGGCGGGCGACGTCGACGCGCATCCGGAGACCGCCCCCGCCACCGGGCGGACAGAAGCACTCCCGTCGGCCGCCGCCCGGGCAACGGCAGCTCCTGCCGTGCCGGCCGCTCGAAGCGACGGGGCCCCGGCCGGCTCGACCGACGATGACCCGGCTGGCGAGGTATCCGGGCAGGCAGGGCAGGTTCCCGCAGCCCAGCGGGCCACGACGGTCCCCGCTCCGCGCACCGGGGCAGCCACCACCGCCGGCGAGCCGGCCCCGAAGAACCCGGCAGCGCCCGCCCCACAGCCCGGCCCGGACCGGCCGGCGACGCCCGGTCCGGGCGCGCCCCCGGTGCCGCCCGGTCCGGGCGCGCCCCCGGTGCCGCCGGGTCCGGGCGCGCCCCCGGTGCCGCCGGGTCCGGGCGCGCCCCCGGTGCCGCCGGGTGCCGGTGCACGGCCGGCCCCGTACTGGGGTGGGCCGCCGGCGTCCTGGGCCCCGCAGCCGCCACCGCCGTCGTTCCTCAGCACCCGGTGGCCCGGACCCCGGCCCGCGACCGGGTGGGCGGTGCCGGCGGCGGTGCTCGTCGGCGCGCTGGGCGTGGCGTTCTTCGTCCCGCTGAGCCGCACCGGCATCGGCTGGTTCCTCGGCTGGTTGATCCTCACCGTCGGGGTGGTCGCCGCCGTCCGGAAGAGCACCGAGGCGCTGACCCGCACCGACCGGCTGATCCGGGGCGGCTGGGCGGTGGCCGCGCTGGCGCTGCTGGCCGTGCTGGCCTTCCGTAACGCCTGGTGGCTGGTGACCTTCTGCGTGTTCGGGGCACTGGGCTGCGCGGCGCTGGCCATCGTGGGCGGAAGACAGCTCCGTTCGATCCTGTTCAGCCTGGTCGCGGCCCCGTTCGCGGCGCTGCGCGGGCTGCCCTGGGTACGTCGGCACGTGACCACCACCGGCTCCGGCCAGTTGGTGCCCCGGGTCGTCGGCTCGGTCGTCGCCACCGCCGTGGTGCTGCTCGTCTTCGGGCTGCTGCTCTCCTCCGCCGATGCCGCCTTCAACCAGGTGCTCGGCGCGATCGTGCCCGAGATCAACGTCGGTACGGTGATCCGCTGGATCTTCCTGGCCACGCTGGGCGGGTTGATCGCGGTCGCCGCCACCTACACCCTGACCGCCCCGCCGGACCTGTCCGCTGTCGACCGGGAGGGTCGCCGTCGGTGGGGGACGCTGGAGTGGGCCCCGGCCATCGCGGCCCTGACACTGCTCTTCGTCGGCTTCGTCGCGGTGCAGTTCACAGTGCTCTTCGGCGGTCAGCGGCACGTCCTGCGCACCGCCGGCCTGAGCTACGCCGAGTACGCCCGCAGCGGGTTCTGGCAGCTCACCGTGGTGACCCTGCTGACCGTGGCGGTGCTGGGCGGGGTGACCCGGTGGGCGCGACGGGAGACCCGGGTCGAACGGATCCTGCTGCGGGTGCTGCTCGGGCTGCTCAGCGCGCTCAGCGTGGTGATCGTGGTGTCCGCGCTGTCCCGGATGTACACCTACCAGAAGGTCTACAGCTTCACCGGCGAGCGGATCTTCGTGATGGCCTTCGAGCTGCTGCTCGGCGCGGTCTTCCTGATGATCCTGGCGGCGGGGGTGCGGTGGCAGGGCCGCTGGGTTCCCGGCGTCACCGTCGGCCTGGCCGTGGTGATGCTGCTCGGCCTGGCCGTGCTCAACCCGGAGGACTACGCGGCCCGCCGCAACATCGCCCGGTACGAGCAGTCCGGCAAGATCGACGCCTGGTACCTGCGGGCGCTCTCCGCCGACGCCACCCCCGCCCTGGCCAACCTGCCGGACCGGGTCCGCCGCTGCACGCTGAGCTGGATCGACGACGACCTCGCCGAACCGGATCCGTGGTACGCCTGGAACCTGGGCCGCACCCGGGCCCGCGCCGAACTGGACCGGCTGGGCCCGCGCGCGATCGGTGGGCAGAAGGACTGCAAGGCCGCCGACCAGTTCGACCTGCCGAAGACCCGCCGCACGCCCCGCTGA
- a CDS encoding SigE family RNA polymerase sigma factor gives MGDRDAAFAAYFAARSEAMRGTAYLLCGDWHRAEDLVQTAFTKLYLVWNRVSRHEVLDAYVRQILVRTFLDERRRGWWRRERVGAEQSERPAPPESPENRLVLLQALAAVPPRQRAVLVLRYWEDQSVEEAAAVLGCSTGTVKSQSARGLETLRGLLSPTLSGVRKGQR, from the coding sequence ATGGGTGATCGCGACGCGGCGTTCGCGGCGTACTTCGCGGCGAGGTCGGAGGCGATGCGCGGCACCGCGTACCTGCTCTGCGGCGACTGGCACCGGGCGGAGGACCTGGTGCAGACCGCGTTCACGAAGCTCTATCTGGTCTGGAACCGGGTCTCCCGGCACGAGGTACTGGACGCCTACGTGCGGCAGATCCTGGTCCGGACCTTCCTCGACGAGCGGCGGCGCGGCTGGTGGCGGCGGGAACGGGTGGGTGCCGAGCAGAGCGAGCGGCCGGCACCGCCCGAGTCACCGGAGAACCGGCTGGTGCTGCTCCAGGCGCTGGCCGCCGTACCGCCACGGCAGCGGGCCGTCCTGGTGCTCCGTTACTGGGAGGACCAGTCCGTCGAGGAGGCCGCGGCGGTGCTCGGCTGCTCCACCGGGACGGTGAAGAGCCAGTCGGCGCGCGGGCTGGAAACGCTGCGCGGCCTCCTGTCCCCCACCCTCAGCGGAGTCCGGAAGGGACAACGATGA